From a single Carassius carassius chromosome 8, fCarCar2.1, whole genome shotgun sequence genomic region:
- the LOC132145031 gene encoding ETS domain-containing transcription factor ERF-like isoform X1: MKTPGDTGFAFPDWAYKPESSPGSRQIQLWHFILELLRKEEYHDVIAWQGDYGEFVIKDPDEVARLWGARKCKPQMNYDKLSRALRYYYNKRILHKTKGKRFTYKFNFNKLVLVNYPFIDMGSAGSGVPQSAPPVPSGVSNHFRFPPSTPSDILSPSEELRSPGVFSAVPRRIARGSVSDCSDGTSTNSELEETGLAPGDDRQADRAFRNLLHPRLSHDSLFRVYGAPPNPTGLHRSGPHAAPHRVHPDPLSPFPVSPLPGTGGLLAPALSPALSMTPTSHMAYTPSPSLSPMLGSHFSFNPEDMKRYLQAHTQSVYNYHLSPRAFLHYPNIIIPQPQRPDKGLGGPAGVGPHLSSHPLHHQAEEPHLSPFKFKLQPPPLGRKQREGPNSAGPGHAPNSGSAAASFSYSREPGAASNSASSGMMTNNSTPAGPPKIKVEPISDMESEEEVEVTDISEEEHEDDECDVFSPPHPNGGLAPPPNHDRMTDDDDLEEDVFKTPAAPTSGVGANLLGLKAEPRELNLGQGAPISPGGTRCIPLKLRFKRRWSEDQRMEAETEEAEDKKSRAEREELTQELEPKLGEENGEQKSPETLAAQLGTGQRRVSSELQRATAQLSLENDVC, translated from the exons GGTTTGCCTTCCCAGACTGGGCCTATAAGCCGGAGTCGAGTCCTGGTTCCAGACAGATCCAGCTCTGGCACTTCATCCTGGAGCTGCTGCGGAAGGAGGAGTACCATGATGTCATCGCCTGGCAGGGGGATTACGGTGAATTCGTCATCAAAGACCCGGACGAGGTGGCACGACTGTGGGGCGCCCGCAAGTGCAAGCCCCAGATGAATTATGACAAGCTCAGCCGAGCGCTCAG ATACTACTACAACAAAAGGATCTTGCACAAGACCAAAGGGAAAAGATTCACTTACAAGTTCAACTTCAACAAGCTGGTGCTGGTCAACTATCCGTTCATTGACATGGGCTCTGCAG GTTCTGGTGTTCCTCAAAGTGCACCGCCTGTCCCATCAGGGGTAAGCAATCATTTCCGCTTCCCTCCATCCACGCCATCGGACATCCTTTCTCCTAGCGAGGAACTGCGCAGTCCTGGTGTCTTCAGTGCTGTGCCTCGACGCATAGCTCGTGGCTCTGTCTCCGACTGCAGCGATGGCACCTCCACCAACTCGGAGCTTGAAGAAACTGGCTTAGCTCCTGGTGACGACCGCCAGGCCGACCGTGCCTTCAGAAACCTGCTCCATCCGCGATTATCCCATGATTCCTTGTTCCGTGTCTACGGTGCACCACCCAACCCAACTGGGCTCCACAGGAGTGGGCCCCATGCGGCCCCACACAGGGTCCACCCTGATCCCTTGTCTCCATTCCCAGTGTCCCCTCTCCCAGGCACTGGAGGCTTGCTGGCTCCTGCTCTTTCTCCAGCTCTCTCCATGACCCCTACATCTCACATGGCCTACACACCTTCTCCATCCCTGTCACCCATGCTGGGCTCCCACTTCTCGTTCAATCCAGAAGACATGAAGCGTTACCTGCAAGCTCACACCCAGAGTGTCTACAACTATCATCTGAGTCCCCGTGCGTTCTTGCACTATCCCAACATCATCATCCCGCAGCCCCAGCGCCCAGACAAAGGACTGGGAGGCCCAGCGGGTGTAGGTCCACACCTGTCAAGTCACCCTCTGCACCATCAGGCTGAGGAGCCTCATCTCTCTCCGTTCAAGTTCAAGTTACAGCCACCACCACTGGGTCGCAAACAGAGAGAAGGGCCAAACTCGGCTGGACCAGGACATGCTCCAAATTCTGGAAGCGCTGCTGCTTCCTTCTCTTACAGCAGGGAGCCTGGTGCAGCCTCAAACTCTGCTTCATCTGGAATGATGACCAACAACTCAACCCCAGCTGGTCCACCAAAGATCAAG GTTGAGCCCATCTCAGACATGGAGTCGGAGGAAGAAGTCGAGGTCACCGACATCAGCGAGGAGGAGCATGAAGACGATGAATGTGATGTCTTTTCCCCTCCTCACCCCAACGGTGGCCTTGCCCCTCCACCCAACCACGATCgcatgactgatgatgatgatctcGAGGAAGACGTCTTCAAGACCCCAGCTGCACCTACCTCAGGGGTTGGGGCAAATCTTTTAGGTCTTAAAGCAGAACCCCGAGAACTAAACCTGGGCCAGGGTGCGCCCATTAGCCCCGGGGGAACACGCTGCATTCCTCTGAAGCTGCGTTTTAAACGCCGCTGGAGTGAGGACCAGAGAATGGAGGCGGAAACTGAAGAGGCTGAGGACAAGAAGAGCAGGGCAGAGAGGGAGGAACTTACCCAAGAGTTGGAGCCTAAACTGGGGGAGGAAAATGGAGAGCAGAAGAGTCCGGAGACTTTGGCTGCACAACTGGGGACGGGCCAGAGGAGAGTGAGCTCTGAGCTGCAGCGAGCAACAGCACAGCTGTCTTTAGAAAACGACGTTTGCTGA
- the LOC132145031 gene encoding ETS domain-containing transcription factor ERF-like isoform X2 — protein MKTPGDTDWAYKPESSPGSRQIQLWHFILELLRKEEYHDVIAWQGDYGEFVIKDPDEVARLWGARKCKPQMNYDKLSRALRYYYNKRILHKTKGKRFTYKFNFNKLVLVNYPFIDMGSAGSGVPQSAPPVPSGVSNHFRFPPSTPSDILSPSEELRSPGVFSAVPRRIARGSVSDCSDGTSTNSELEETGLAPGDDRQADRAFRNLLHPRLSHDSLFRVYGAPPNPTGLHRSGPHAAPHRVHPDPLSPFPVSPLPGTGGLLAPALSPALSMTPTSHMAYTPSPSLSPMLGSHFSFNPEDMKRYLQAHTQSVYNYHLSPRAFLHYPNIIIPQPQRPDKGLGGPAGVGPHLSSHPLHHQAEEPHLSPFKFKLQPPPLGRKQREGPNSAGPGHAPNSGSAAASFSYSREPGAASNSASSGMMTNNSTPAGPPKIKVEPISDMESEEEVEVTDISEEEHEDDECDVFSPPHPNGGLAPPPNHDRMTDDDDLEEDVFKTPAAPTSGVGANLLGLKAEPRELNLGQGAPISPGGTRCIPLKLRFKRRWSEDQRMEAETEEAEDKKSRAEREELTQELEPKLGEENGEQKSPETLAAQLGTGQRRVSSELQRATAQLSLENDVC, from the exons ACTGGGCCTATAAGCCGGAGTCGAGTCCTGGTTCCAGACAGATCCAGCTCTGGCACTTCATCCTGGAGCTGCTGCGGAAGGAGGAGTACCATGATGTCATCGCCTGGCAGGGGGATTACGGTGAATTCGTCATCAAAGACCCGGACGAGGTGGCACGACTGTGGGGCGCCCGCAAGTGCAAGCCCCAGATGAATTATGACAAGCTCAGCCGAGCGCTCAG ATACTACTACAACAAAAGGATCTTGCACAAGACCAAAGGGAAAAGATTCACTTACAAGTTCAACTTCAACAAGCTGGTGCTGGTCAACTATCCGTTCATTGACATGGGCTCTGCAG GTTCTGGTGTTCCTCAAAGTGCACCGCCTGTCCCATCAGGGGTAAGCAATCATTTCCGCTTCCCTCCATCCACGCCATCGGACATCCTTTCTCCTAGCGAGGAACTGCGCAGTCCTGGTGTCTTCAGTGCTGTGCCTCGACGCATAGCTCGTGGCTCTGTCTCCGACTGCAGCGATGGCACCTCCACCAACTCGGAGCTTGAAGAAACTGGCTTAGCTCCTGGTGACGACCGCCAGGCCGACCGTGCCTTCAGAAACCTGCTCCATCCGCGATTATCCCATGATTCCTTGTTCCGTGTCTACGGTGCACCACCCAACCCAACTGGGCTCCACAGGAGTGGGCCCCATGCGGCCCCACACAGGGTCCACCCTGATCCCTTGTCTCCATTCCCAGTGTCCCCTCTCCCAGGCACTGGAGGCTTGCTGGCTCCTGCTCTTTCTCCAGCTCTCTCCATGACCCCTACATCTCACATGGCCTACACACCTTCTCCATCCCTGTCACCCATGCTGGGCTCCCACTTCTCGTTCAATCCAGAAGACATGAAGCGTTACCTGCAAGCTCACACCCAGAGTGTCTACAACTATCATCTGAGTCCCCGTGCGTTCTTGCACTATCCCAACATCATCATCCCGCAGCCCCAGCGCCCAGACAAAGGACTGGGAGGCCCAGCGGGTGTAGGTCCACACCTGTCAAGTCACCCTCTGCACCATCAGGCTGAGGAGCCTCATCTCTCTCCGTTCAAGTTCAAGTTACAGCCACCACCACTGGGTCGCAAACAGAGAGAAGGGCCAAACTCGGCTGGACCAGGACATGCTCCAAATTCTGGAAGCGCTGCTGCTTCCTTCTCTTACAGCAGGGAGCCTGGTGCAGCCTCAAACTCTGCTTCATCTGGAATGATGACCAACAACTCAACCCCAGCTGGTCCACCAAAGATCAAG GTTGAGCCCATCTCAGACATGGAGTCGGAGGAAGAAGTCGAGGTCACCGACATCAGCGAGGAGGAGCATGAAGACGATGAATGTGATGTCTTTTCCCCTCCTCACCCCAACGGTGGCCTTGCCCCTCCACCCAACCACGATCgcatgactgatgatgatgatctcGAGGAAGACGTCTTCAAGACCCCAGCTGCACCTACCTCAGGGGTTGGGGCAAATCTTTTAGGTCTTAAAGCAGAACCCCGAGAACTAAACCTGGGCCAGGGTGCGCCCATTAGCCCCGGGGGAACACGCTGCATTCCTCTGAAGCTGCGTTTTAAACGCCGCTGGAGTGAGGACCAGAGAATGGAGGCGGAAACTGAAGAGGCTGAGGACAAGAAGAGCAGGGCAGAGAGGGAGGAACTTACCCAAGAGTTGGAGCCTAAACTGGGGGAGGAAAATGGAGAGCAGAAGAGTCCGGAGACTTTGGCTGCACAACTGGGGACGGGCCAGAGGAGAGTGAGCTCTGAGCTGCAGCGAGCAACAGCACAGCTGTCTTTAGAAAACGACGTTTGCTGA